The Niallia alba genome includes a window with the following:
- a CDS encoding phosphoglycerate dehydrogenase yields the protein MSTTTVKEVKTIKTLNNIAASGLNVFKKGNYTMDDTSNNPDAILLRSFNMHGLELGDKLKAIARAGAGVNNIPVEQCTAQGIVVFNTPGANANAVKEMVLMSLMASSRNLFEGVSWTKTIATEGDQVPKLVEAGKKQFVGHEIKGKTLGVIGLGAIGALVANDALALDMDVIGYDPFLSVDTAWNLSRNVQRAMTLEQLFAESDYITVHVPLTEDTKGMFNKQAFDFMKPGTQILNFSRGELVNEIDMAVALEEGRIGRYITDFPNENVLQMKNTIAIPHLGASTEESEENCAVMAARQVKDFLETGNIKNSVNFPNASIPYTGKRRVTAFHLNVPNMVGQITQVISTYQLNIADMVNRSRGDYAYTMIDIDNQVADHIIPLLSQQLKGIDGIVTMRVI from the coding sequence ATGAGCACTACGACTGTAAAAGAAGTAAAAACAATTAAGACCTTAAATAATATTGCAGCAAGTGGCCTAAATGTATTTAAAAAAGGCAATTATACAATGGATGATACAAGTAATAATCCTGATGCGATTCTTTTGCGCAGTTTTAATATGCACGGACTGGAACTGGGAGATAAGTTAAAGGCAATCGCCCGCGCAGGGGCAGGTGTCAATAATATTCCGGTTGAACAATGTACAGCACAAGGGATCGTTGTATTTAATACACCAGGTGCGAATGCAAATGCGGTAAAAGAAATGGTGCTGATGTCGTTGATGGCTTCTTCTCGCAATTTATTTGAAGGAGTATCATGGACGAAAACAATCGCTACGGAAGGTGATCAAGTTCCAAAACTTGTGGAAGCCGGCAAAAAACAATTTGTTGGTCATGAAATCAAAGGGAAAACACTAGGTGTAATTGGTTTAGGAGCAATTGGGGCACTTGTTGCTAACGATGCTCTTGCTCTTGATATGGATGTTATTGGATATGATCCATTTCTTTCTGTAGATACAGCCTGGAATTTATCACGTAATGTACAGCGAGCAATGACATTAGAACAGCTATTTGCAGAGTCTGATTATATAACGGTCCATGTACCATTAACAGAAGACACGAAAGGAATGTTTAACAAACAAGCATTTGATTTCATGAAACCAGGTACACAAATTTTAAACTTCTCTCGCGGAGAACTGGTTAATGAAATAGACATGGCTGTCGCATTGGAAGAAGGAAGGATAGGACGCTATATCACAGATTTTCCAAATGAAAATGTTCTCCAAATGAAAAATACGATTGCGATTCCGCATCTTGGAGCATCTACAGAAGAATCAGAAGAAAATTGTGCCGTAATGGCAGCAAGACAAGTAAAGGATTTCTTGGAAACTGGCAACATTAAGAACTCTGTTAACTTTCCAAATGCCTCTATTCCATACACAGGGAAACGTCGTGTAACAGCCTTCCATTTAAATGTTCCTAATATGGTTGGACAGATTACACAAGTAATTTCCACCTATCAGTTGAATATTGCAGATATGGTAAATAGAAGTCGCGGTGACTATGCTTACACGATGATCGATATTGACAATCAAGTAGCAGATCACATTATTCCACTGCTATCTCAGCAACTAAAAGGAATTGATGGAATTGTTACGATGAGAGTAATCTAA
- a CDS encoding ribose-phosphate diphosphokinase — translation MPNTYQGTKLKVFSLNSTPELAQEIVEHLGTELGKCTVKKFSDGEIQINIEESVRGCEVFVIQSTSDPVNQSIMELLIMIDALKRASVNTINVVIPYYGYARQDRKAQPREPITAKLIANLIQKSGADRVITLDLHAPQTMGFFNIPVDQLVGIPLLADYLNTKEFSHDVVVVAPDHGSVTRARELADRLKAPIAIIDKRGPKDIGPREVNVVGNIEGKTAIIIDDIVDTSYRITTATKALLDNGAEEVYACCIHPVLSEPAIDMIQESQIKELIVTNSIPLPEEKRISKITQLSIAELLSDAIIRVYENKSVSVLFK, via the coding sequence ATGCCCAATACATACCAAGGAACAAAATTAAAAGTATTCTCTCTTAATTCAACACCAGAACTTGCCCAAGAAATTGTGGAACATCTAGGTACAGAATTAGGAAAGTGTACAGTCAAAAAATTCAGCGATGGCGAAATTCAAATCAATATTGAAGAAAGTGTACGTGGTTGTGAAGTATTTGTTATCCAGTCCACTTCCGATCCCGTAAATCAAAGTATTATGGAATTGCTTATCATGATTGATGCTTTAAAACGAGCTTCCGTCAATACTATCAATGTGGTTATTCCTTATTATGGTTATGCGCGTCAAGATAGAAAAGCACAGCCGAGAGAGCCAATTACCGCTAAATTAATTGCCAATTTAATTCAAAAATCTGGTGCAGACCGTGTGATAACTTTGGATCTTCATGCACCACAAACGATGGGCTTCTTTAATATTCCAGTGGACCAATTAGTTGGTATCCCGCTACTTGCTGATTATTTAAATACGAAAGAATTTTCCCATGATGTTGTGGTAGTAGCGCCAGACCACGGTAGTGTTACTCGTGCACGTGAGCTTGCCGACCGCTTAAAAGCACCTATTGCCATCATTGATAAACGTGGTCCGAAAGATATTGGTCCTCGTGAAGTAAACGTTGTCGGTAATATTGAAGGAAAAACCGCGATTATTATCGACGATATCGTCGATACATCTTACCGAATTACGACTGCAACGAAAGCATTACTTGATAATGGAGCCGAGGAAGTATACGCATGTTGTATCCATCCCGTTTTATCTGAACCAGCTATTGATATGATTCAAGAATCACAAATTAAAGAATTGATTGTCACTAATAGCATACCGCTTCCAGAAGAAAAGAGAATCTCCAAAATCACACAGCTATCTATTGCTGAATTACTTAGTGATGCGATTATCCGCGTTTATGAGAATAAATCAGTTAGTGTCTTGTTTAAATAA
- a CDS encoding amino acid permease, with protein MQQETLSRGLKNRHVQLIAIGGAIGTGLFLGAGKSIHLAGPSILFAYIITGIICFLIMRALGELLLSNLEYHSFVDFVNDYFGRRVAFVTGWTYWFCWISIAMADLTAIGMYTQFWFPNIPQWVPGLIALIVLLIMNLATVKLFGEMEFWFALIKIIAIIALIIIGFIMIVKGFSTDAGPSSFTNLWSHDGMFPNGMNGFILSFQMVVFAFVGIELVGLTAGETENPEKVIPKAINNIPIRVLIFYVGALLIIMSIYPWNAINPAKSPFVQVFLAVGITAAAGIVNFVVLTSAASACNSAIFSTSRMTYALAKEKNAPEALAKLTKHHVPSNALFFSVIVVLIAVILNYIMPEGVFTLITSISTVCFIYIWAITVLCHLKYRKTRPELAAKNKFKMPLFPVANYIILLFLAFVLVVLALAEDTRIALFVTPVWFILLLVIYHLKWVRHSYR; from the coding sequence ATGCAACAAGAAACATTGTCTAGAGGCTTGAAAAACAGACATGTTCAATTAATTGCGATTGGTGGAGCAATAGGTACAGGACTGTTTCTCGGTGCGGGTAAGTCTATTCATTTAGCTGGACCCTCCATTTTGTTTGCTTACATCATTACGGGTATTATCTGTTTTTTGATTATGCGTGCTTTAGGGGAACTGCTTTTATCCAATCTAGAGTATCATTCATTTGTTGATTTTGTTAATGATTATTTTGGAAGAAGAGTCGCTTTTGTAACGGGATGGACCTATTGGTTTTGTTGGATTTCCATTGCAATGGCGGACCTAACTGCAATTGGTATGTACACTCAATTTTGGTTTCCGAATATTCCTCAATGGGTACCCGGATTAATAGCTTTGATTGTCTTACTAATTATGAATTTAGCGACAGTTAAGTTATTTGGAGAAATGGAGTTTTGGTTTGCCTTAATCAAAATAATTGCGATTATTGCTTTAATCATCATTGGTTTTATCATGATTGTAAAAGGTTTTTCAACAGATGCAGGACCATCAAGTTTTACTAATTTGTGGAGCCATGATGGCATGTTTCCGAATGGGATGAATGGATTTATTTTGTCTTTCCAAATGGTTGTTTTTGCCTTTGTAGGCATTGAACTAGTAGGTTTAACAGCTGGTGAGACAGAAAATCCTGAAAAGGTTATTCCAAAAGCAATTAACAATATTCCTATACGAGTGTTGATTTTTTATGTAGGGGCATTGCTTATTATTATGAGTATTTACCCTTGGAATGCTATTAATCCAGCAAAAAGTCCATTTGTTCAGGTTTTCCTGGCGGTCGGTATAACCGCTGCTGCAGGAATTGTTAACTTTGTTGTTTTGACTTCGGCTGCATCGGCTTGTAATAGTGCAATTTTTAGTACAAGTAGAATGACGTATGCTTTAGCAAAGGAAAAGAATGCACCAGAGGCACTAGCTAAATTAACCAAACATCATGTTCCCTCTAATGCTTTGTTCTTCTCGGTTATTGTCGTTTTAATTGCTGTTATTTTAAATTATATCATGCCAGAAGGTGTGTTTACGTTAATTACAAGTATATCTACTGTTTGTTTTATTTATATATGGGCAATTACGGTTCTCTGTCATCTGAAATATCGAAAAACAAGACCAGAGCTTGCAGCAAAAAATAAGTTTAAAATGCCACTGTTTCCAGTAGCTAACTATATCATCCTCCTTTTTCTAGCGTTTGTTCTTGTTGTGCTAGCACTTGCAGAGGATACAAGAATCGCATTGTTTGTGACACCAGTATGGTTTATTTTACTATTGGTAATTTATCATCTTAAATGGGTTAGACATTCTTATCGATAA
- a CDS encoding ABC transporter ATP-binding protein, translating into MIKVDGINKSFKVAKRATGLVEGLKALVSREHTIVHALNDVSFTINPGEIVGYIGPNGAGKSTTIKVMSGILVPDSGSCEIMGYTPWKDRVEYVKNIGVVFGQRSQLWWDVPVIDSFALLKDIYHIPDKEYDETLSLLIDTLELKDILHSPVRQLSLGQRMRCEIAASLIHNPQILFLDEPTIGLDAVSKIAVRNFIKKINKQKNVTVILTTHDMFDIEALCDRVILIGKGSLLYDGNLQELRNRFGSHRTITVDYKSSNIPIQIPGTINLSRTEERAILSVDTTQISVSEVIMELSHSLDLVDISVMSQPIEDIIVQLYKEYEI; encoded by the coding sequence TTGATTAAAGTAGACGGGATAAATAAGTCCTTTAAGGTTGCTAAGCGAGCAACAGGATTGGTGGAAGGACTAAAAGCCCTTGTTTCTAGGGAGCACACGATTGTCCATGCATTAAATGATGTGAGTTTTACGATAAATCCAGGAGAAATTGTCGGTTATATTGGTCCGAATGGAGCAGGGAAATCAACTACGATAAAAGTAATGAGCGGCATCTTAGTTCCAGATAGTGGAAGTTGTGAAATAATGGGCTATACACCATGGAAGGATCGAGTAGAATATGTGAAAAATATTGGTGTCGTCTTTGGGCAACGATCCCAGCTATGGTGGGACGTACCGGTCATCGATTCATTTGCTTTATTAAAAGATATTTACCATATACCAGATAAAGAGTATGATGAAACGTTATCGTTATTAATTGACACACTCGAGTTAAAAGATATCCTACATTCACCAGTAAGACAGCTCAGTTTAGGACAGCGGATGCGTTGTGAAATTGCAGCTTCCCTTATACATAATCCACAAATTCTATTCTTAGATGAACCTACCATCGGTCTTGATGCAGTTAGCAAAATTGCAGTAAGAAACTTTATAAAAAAAATCAATAAACAGAAGAATGTAACGGTTATCCTTACAACACATGATATGTTTGATATTGAAGCACTTTGTGATCGAGTTATTCTAATCGGAAAAGGGAGCCTATTATATGATGGGAATCTACAGGAACTAAGAAATCGCTTTGGATCTCATCGAACAATAACGGTAGACTATAAGTCTAGTAATATACCTATTCAAATTCCCGGGACCATTAATCTCTCCCGGACAGAAGAAAGAGCAATCCTGAGTGTAGATACGACGCAAATATCTGTATCGGAAGTAATCATGGAGTTGTCTCATTCACTAGATTTAGTCGATATTTCCGTCATGTCACAGCCGATTGAAGATATCATTGTACAACTCTATAAGGAGTATGAGATATGA
- a CDS encoding ABC transporter permease: MKPYMAVLRLRLLNGMQYRAAALAGVATQFFWGFIYIMIFQAFYAQASSNQPISLEELVTYLWLQQSFLAFIMLWFRDNELFDLITTGNIAYELCRPIGIYEYWFSKLLAQRLASALLRCFPILLLAFLLPPAYRMMLPPDVKTFLLFCLSLLLGLLVLVAISMFIYISVFITLSPMGSLLVFGVVGEFFAGMVVPIPLMPEWLQQIVYLLPFRLTADFPFRVYSGHIPNGEAMEGIFIQLAWLLVLVFFGKIALQKAMKKVIVQGG, encoded by the coding sequence ATGAAACCATATATGGCTGTATTAAGATTGCGTTTATTAAATGGTATGCAGTACCGTGCTGCAGCATTGGCAGGTGTTGCTACACAGTTTTTCTGGGGATTTATTTATATCATGATTTTTCAGGCATTTTATGCACAAGCGAGCTCGAATCAACCAATTTCTTTAGAAGAATTGGTCACTTATTTATGGCTACAACAATCTTTTTTAGCATTTATAATGCTATGGTTTCGCGACAATGAGTTATTTGATTTAATTACAACAGGAAATATTGCATATGAATTATGTAGACCAATTGGGATTTATGAATATTGGTTTAGCAAGTTACTAGCACAGCGGTTAGCTAGCGCATTATTAAGGTGTTTTCCGATATTGTTGCTGGCTTTTTTGCTGCCTCCAGCTTATCGGATGATGTTACCCCCAGATGTCAAAACGTTCTTGTTATTTTGTCTCTCGCTTTTATTGGGATTATTGGTTTTAGTGGCTATTTCAATGTTTATCTATATTTCCGTATTTATTACATTATCCCCGATGGGTTCTCTTCTAGTATTTGGTGTTGTAGGAGAGTTTTTTGCTGGGATGGTTGTTCCTATTCCATTAATGCCAGAGTGGTTACAACAAATCGTTTATCTTCTGCCGTTCCGATTAACAGCTGATTTTCCATTCCGGGTCTATTCTGGTCATATTCCAAATGGAGAAGCAATGGAAGGAATCTTCATTCAGCTTGCTTGGCTGTTAGTACTCGTTTTCTTTGGGAAAATAGCTTTACAAAAAGCGATGAAAAAAGTCATTGTACAGGGAGGGTAA
- a CDS encoding ABC transporter permease, whose protein sequence is MRLYFQYLLLLFKSQMQYRTSFWLLSLGQFLVPFSAFAGLYFLFERFGQIKGWDFYEVALCFAIIHMAFALSECFARGFDNFSSLVASGDFDRLLVRPRTTFVQVLGSKFEFTRVGRLLQSVIVLGWAVSNLAIDWSFLKILTLLLMIISGVFIFTGIFILAATLSFWTIQGLEIANIFTDGGREMAQYPLNIYQKWVTRFFTFVIPFGSVNYLPLLYLLGKGGKEEWLYMLTPLAGIVFILPCIFVWIVGVRHYRSTGS, encoded by the coding sequence ATGAGACTATATTTTCAATACCTTCTATTATTATTTAAATCACAAATGCAATATCGAACATCTTTTTGGTTATTGTCATTAGGACAATTTCTGGTCCCCTTTTCTGCCTTTGCCGGATTATATTTTTTATTCGAGCGATTTGGACAAATAAAGGGCTGGGATTTTTATGAGGTTGCACTTTGTTTTGCTATCATTCATATGGCATTTGCATTAAGTGAATGCTTTGCAAGAGGGTTTGATAATTTCTCTAGTCTTGTTGCGAGTGGTGATTTTGACAGATTACTTGTTAGACCAAGGACAACCTTTGTACAGGTCCTTGGTTCAAAATTCGAGTTTACGAGAGTTGGGAGACTTTTGCAGAGTGTTATCGTGCTAGGTTGGGCTGTAAGTAACTTAGCAATCGATTGGAGTTTTTTGAAAATTTTAACGTTACTATTAATGATTATAAGTGGGGTTTTTATTTTTACTGGCATTTTTATTTTAGCAGCTACCCTCAGCTTTTGGACGATTCAAGGGTTAGAAATTGCCAATATTTTTACTGATGGTGGTAGGGAGATGGCGCAGTATCCGTTAAATATTTATCAAAAATGGGTGACGCGTTTTTTTACTTTTGTGATTCCTTTTGGAAGTGTTAATTATTTACCTTTACTTTACCTGCTTGGTAAAGGAGGAAAGGAAGAATGGCTATATATGCTGACACCCCTAGCAGGAATAGTATTTATCCTTCCCTGTATTTTTGTATGGATAGTGGGTGTTCGCCACTATCGGTCAACCGGTTCCTAA
- a CDS encoding YozQ family protein: MNKESITSPAGKTHQPNEKNQKDEASKGLKETHEQANNSLTEGTIDKKKEKEEK, translated from the coding sequence GTGAATAAAGAATCAATAACAAGCCCTGCAGGAAAAACACATCAGCCTAACGAGAAGAATCAAAAAGATGAGGCTTCAAAAGGCTTGAAAGAAACTCATGAGCAAGCAAATAATAGTTTAACAGAGGGTACAATTGATAAGAAGAAGGAAAAGGAAGAAAAATAA
- a CDS encoding DUF3231 family protein, whose translation MDTQKPLNIRSTNTNLSEKLTSAELGKLWATYRGNSMSTCFLHYYLQHVEDIDIKKLLEEAFTLTTEFLNTSEEILKKENFPIPKGFSIEEDLNPQAPRLFEDEFYVHYLKYAAKAGMSIYKVAIPLVFRKDVEEFYKYCMESTMALMEQIKEVLMNKGFIRKPPIIPIPEKEDFVEKDFLNGYVGHVRPLHALEIAHLYDNIENNVASKALITAFSQVTEQEEIRDLFKRGKNFTHKHIELFVEKLHKEDLPAPSYLDHLVTTSTDTPFSDKLMLFHKMDMFSMIIRSFGNSVAVSGRHDLGVMYTKGLLQISKFAEDAAKIMIDNGWMEHPPYAAERDKLVK comes from the coding sequence ATGGACACGCAAAAACCACTAAATATACGTTCAACAAACACAAACCTTAGTGAAAAGCTTACATCAGCAGAGTTGGGTAAACTTTGGGCGACTTATAGGGGGAACAGCATGTCTACATGTTTTCTACACTATTATTTACAGCACGTCGAGGATATAGATATAAAAAAATTACTAGAAGAAGCGTTTACATTAACTACAGAATTCTTAAATACTTCAGAAGAAATATTGAAGAAAGAAAATTTCCCCATACCTAAAGGTTTCTCTATAGAAGAAGATTTGAACCCCCAAGCCCCTCGTTTGTTTGAAGATGAATTCTATGTTCATTATCTTAAATATGCTGCTAAAGCAGGGATGAGCATTTATAAAGTAGCCATTCCACTTGTTTTTAGAAAAGATGTAGAAGAGTTTTATAAGTATTGTATGGAATCTACCATGGCTTTAATGGAGCAAATCAAAGAAGTATTAATGAATAAGGGATTTATTCGTAAACCGCCTATTATTCCGATACCAGAAAAAGAAGATTTTGTTGAGAAGGATTTTTTAAATGGATATGTTGGACATGTAAGACCTTTACATGCATTAGAGATAGCCCATCTTTATGATAATATTGAAAATAATGTTGCTAGTAAAGCATTAATAACGGCATTTAGCCAAGTTACCGAACAAGAAGAAATTCGTGATTTATTTAAAAGAGGCAAAAACTTCACACATAAGCATATTGAGTTATTTGTCGAAAAATTACATAAAGAAGATTTACCAGCACCATCCTATCTAGATCATTTAGTAACAACTTCTACTGATACTCCTTTTTCCGATAAATTAATGTTATTTCATAAAATGGATATGTTTTCCATGATAATTAGATCCTTCGGAAACTCAGTAGCTGTTAGCGGAAGACATGATTTAGGAGTTATGTATACAAAAGGATTACTTCAAATTAGTAAATTTGCCGAAGATGCAGCAAAAATTATGATTGATAATGGCTGGATGGAGCATCCACCTTACGCAGCCGAGAGGGATAAGTTAGTTAAATAA